CGGCTCTTCGTAGCCAATTGCAGTCAGTGCAGCGACGATGCTGGGGTGAAGTCCGAGTGCGGCGAAGCCGCCGATTTCCTGGGTCATGGGTCTGCCTTAAATACATCCGCAAAAGACCCATATTCCAAAGCTGCGCATGCCGTGTAAGACCAAAAGGTCACCCTGGCAGCTCTGTCGGCGGGGATTTGCGAAAACATGGTGATAAATGAATCGTCAAGGATAGTCCGTGTGGGGGACTGGCTGCCGAGGTTTTGCCCCCGGGCGATGTGCTCTACCTGAACGTGGTCAAGTTTTGACCGGCGCACACTATACCGGAAATCCTGGCTGATGTGTTGATTTCCTGCGAAATTAAACAGGCAATACGGTAGGCTAAAAAACTATAAATGCCGCGACCAATATACAAAAACACACTCAGCTGAGGACAGCTCTCCATGACCAGCCACACAGAAGGACGTGTAACCCGGGAAAAGCTAGGACATGTCTTGCTGATCGGACTCGACCGCGTCAACAAGCGAAATGCCTTCGACATGGCCATGCTGGATGACCTAGCACTGGCCTATGGAGAGTTCGAACGTGACCAAGACGCCCGAGTGGCACTGCTCTTTGCCCATGGCGAACATTTCACCGGCGGGCTCGATTTGGCTAACGTCGCCACCGAACTGGCCGCTGGCTGGAAAATCCCTGAGGGCGGCTATGACCCAATGGGCACATTTGGCGGTAAACGAGTAACCAAGCCCGTTATCGTCGCGGCACAAGGCTACTGTTACACCATTGGTATTGAGTTGATGCTGGCGGCTGATATCAACCTGTGTGCCAGCAACACCCGCTTTGCGCAAATGGAAGTTCAGCGCGGCATCCTGCCCTTTGGGGGCGCGACCCTGCGATTGCCGCGAATAGCTGGCTGGGGCAATGCCATGCGCTGGCTGCTAACCGGCGACCCGTTTGATGCCCACGAAGCCTACCGCCTGGGGCTTGTTCAAG
The Pseudomonas mendocina DNA segment above includes these coding regions:
- a CDS encoding crotonase/enoyl-CoA hydratase family protein; this translates as MTSHTEGRVTREKLGHVLLIGLDRVNKRNAFDMAMLDDLALAYGEFERDQDARVALLFAHGEHFTGGLDLANVATELAAGWKIPEGGYDPMGTFGGKRVTKPVIVAAQGYCYTIGIELMLAADINLCASNTRFAQMEVQRGILPFGGATLRLPRIAGWGNAMRWLLTGDPFDAHEAYRLGLVQEVLATEDLMPTALKLAQRIAAQAPLGVQATLASARQAIVEGEAAACAALPAVATRLIGSEDAQEGLRAMQERRPGEFKGR